Proteins encoded together in one Chloroflexota bacterium window:
- a CDS encoding NUDIX hydrolase encodes MSILRPVDPAEVADLARRFGEPVRAVHALPFLPLVPAKRVKRRGEVVFGLRDAAGRVLLHTKSFYPAGVFRLPGGGIDWNERLEHALLREAREETALDVQIRKFVALIEYDIEGQRAAFPTYLFLLDTADLSAAQSGDPGESITAFRPVDAAGLRTTARDLRALPGDWRVWGEFRAIAHDQLAALLGA; translated from the coding sequence GTGAGCATCCTGCGCCCCGTCGATCCGGCCGAGGTCGCGGATTTGGCGCGCCGCTTCGGCGAGCCGGTGCGCGCGGTGCATGCGCTGCCGTTCCTGCCGCTGGTGCCGGCCAAGCGCGTCAAGCGTCGCGGCGAGGTGGTGTTCGGCCTGCGCGACGCGGCCGGGCGCGTGCTGCTGCACACCAAGTCGTTCTACCCGGCGGGCGTCTTTCGCCTGCCCGGCGGCGGCATCGACTGGAACGAGCGGCTCGAGCATGCGCTGCTGCGCGAGGCGCGCGAGGAAACCGCGCTCGACGTGCAGATCAGGAAGTTTGTCGCGCTGATCGAATACGACATCGAAGGTCAGCGCGCCGCCTTCCCAACCTATCTGTTCCTGCTGGACACGGCCGACCTGTCCGCCGCGCAGTCTGGCGATCCCGGCGAGAGTATCACGGCGTTTCGCCCGGTTGACGCGGCCGGGCTGCGCACCACCGCGCGCGATCTGCGCGCCCTGCCCGGCGACTGGCGCGTGTGGGGCGAGTTTCGCGCCATCGCGCACGACCAGTTGGCCGCCCTACTCGGCGCATGA
- the surE gene encoding 5'/3'-nucleotidase SurE, which translates to MSNKPLIMLTNDDGIASPGLLALIRAARPLGDLLIVAPRHQQSGTGRSYVMKVGVTETHLLNVDGETVQAYSVEASPAQCVHIGLLVLTPRMPDLLISGINYGENVGSSVTLSGTVGAAWEAATVGVPALAVSIEVDVEHHFAHSDAVDFSVSGRFAHRFAAAILQNGLPPGADIINVNVPQQASDDTPWRMTRVSRYTHFHDTIQNNDLGEKVITGYHRNLDLSHVEPDSDLYVLFHDQVVVVTPLTVDTTSRADFGDIQRRLVAP; encoded by the coding sequence ATGAGCAATAAGCCTCTCATCATGCTGACCAACGACGATGGTATCGCCTCGCCGGGTCTGCTGGCGCTGATTCGCGCCGCGCGCCCGCTGGGCGATCTGCTGATCGTCGCGCCGCGCCATCAGCAGTCTGGCACCGGCCGCTCTTATGTCATGAAGGTCGGCGTCACGGAAACTCACCTCCTCAACGTGGATGGCGAAACCGTCCAGGCGTATTCGGTTGAAGCTTCGCCCGCCCAATGCGTGCACATCGGGCTGCTGGTCCTGACTCCGCGCATGCCGGATTTGCTCATTTCCGGTATCAACTACGGCGAAAATGTCGGCTCGTCGGTCACGCTCTCGGGCACGGTTGGCGCGGCCTGGGAAGCGGCGACGGTCGGCGTCCCGGCGCTGGCCGTCTCGATCGAAGTGGATGTCGAGCATCACTTCGCGCACAGCGACGCCGTGGACTTCAGCGTATCCGGCCGCTTCGCGCACCGCTTCGCAGCAGCCATCCTGCAGAACGGCCTGCCACCTGGCGCGGATATCATCAACGTCAACGTCCCGCAGCAGGCGAGCGACGATACGCCCTGGCGCATGACACGCGTCTCGCGCTATACGCACTTTCACGACACGATCCAGAACAACGATCTCGGCGAAAAGGTCATCACCGGCTACCATCGCAATCTCGACTTGAGCCACGTCGAGCCGGATTCCGATCTGTACGTGCTGTTCCACGATCAGGTGGTGGTCGTCACCCCGCTGACGGTCGACACCACGTCGCGCGCCGACTTTGGCGATATCCAGCGCCGGCTGGTCGCGCCGTGA